GAAGTGATCAAAAACGACGTATATAAACTCGGCGACGAGGGCTATTACGGCTTCATGTTTCGACTCCAGGACACCTGGCAGTTTTCCCCGGTTCAATCGTATAACATCGCCCAGTTTATGGGCGAGTTTCCTGACAGGGGTTGTGAGCAGTTTCACTGGATTCCCTCTAACATGGTTTATCTGTATGGTGATCAGTTGTATCTCCATCAGAGGACGGGCAAGGTCTGTGCGCCGAAGGAGACTATCTATAGTAATTTGGCTACTGTATCTGCGGGGGAGTGGCACAAGGTTGTTATTCATTCTGAGTGGAGGGCTGATGGTACTGGTTCTTACGGGTTGTGGTTTGATGGGGTGAAGGTGCTTGAGGAATATGATATTGATACTACGATTGACGATGGCGATACGGCGTTTCAGTTCAGGGTCGGGATCTATGCGAATGGTTGGCATGATAATGGTGGTATGAAGGGGACTCAGGGAACACGCCAGGTTTGGTATGATCAGATTGCGATTGGGACGACCTTTGCGGATGCCGATCCTGATCAGTGGTAGATGACTGTCTGTTGCTGGACGGTGGAATGAAAGGGGAATATGGTTAACCTGCAGTGCTAGGGGCACTGATGAATGCCTGCCAACAGAGTATATCTGCATGTATAATATTGAGAGGCGTGATATCCATATGCTTGAAGTAGCCTCTTGGGTATACATGTGGTTGATTCTAGCTCAAACCTAAGCCGAAGACTTTGCTTTTTAACATGGAAGTTTACATAGCATAGAATTTCTTAGTGGTTGTCGATCAAAGGATCAGATTAATGCTTATTCAGTTGGAGCGTGAAGGCTGAACAATGAATATCTGTGTAATGCCGTTGTGGAGAGTGTAAATGGTGGTTCAAATGCACTCCACTGCTGTGTGTAGTTGTAAGACATATCATGATAGAGAAACAGGGTATTATAGATAGTGGTTCTATTCTGTGCTAGATAAATCACCCATATCTCTATTTCAACCCTCCGGACAACAAGAGACTCTGGCCCGTCATATATCCAGTAGTAACCAACATTGTGACCACATTCGCCGTCTCCTCCGGGGTACCCAGCCGACCTAAAGGAATAGTTGCCACTGTATCTTGGATTGCCGAAGCATTGGGAACCATACCCGTATCACCTATCATAGCAGGCGCAACATCATTGACACTGATGTTGTATTCCGCTAGACGGGTAGAAagattcttcatcattcccGTAAGCCCTCCCTTGGACGCTGCGTAATCTAAGACACGACGATTAGACAGATTAGATAATGATCAGATATCAACAAGGATGAAGGTATCAACTAACGACATCCATTAATGCCTCCCCCATAAGCAGCAATCGAAGACATGAACACAATCCGGCCCCATCTTTGCGCCTTCATGTGCTCTACCACACCtttgacaagaacaaaagaagcGCGAAGATTAACTTTAATCATGTAATCGAACTCCTCATGCGGGATGTCCCATATATTAGTTATTCGTTTCCCGTATCCGGCATTTGAGATCAGAATATCAGGTCTTCGGCCGTGTTGGGTGTCAATCTCGTGGAACAGGGACTCGATTTGGTCGGCGGATCCAACATCCACTTTGTGAGTGGAAATGCGCAGCTTGTTCTCGGCATATTTGGATTGTAGTTCTTTGACAAGTTCGTTTATTGATGTCGAATTAGTGGAGTAAGTCAGTGCCAGGTGAACTCCACGTTGTGCTAGCTGGTGAGAACATGCTGCTCCGATTCTAAGGTAGTAAAAGTTTGTCAGTAGCTGTCTCACTGGAAATCAGCTTATCGAACTGGGTTATTGTTACCCTCCTGATGCGCCTGTGATTAGGGCTAGGCGACCGCGTATCTCGTTTAGTGCCATCTTTTTAAGTATATCGAATAGACAATGTCAGTGTGATGAATAATTTATTCCTTATCACGCAAAGGGTGGATAGTGTAGGTTTAGGTTGTCTACATTAACCTCAACTGAGCGGTCTTCGAACGAGACTACCATTAACGCATTCGATAAACTGCCATCACTGGTGCATCATAACCAAGTTAACGGacttactccgtatatcGAGCATGGTTCATGATATGAACAGACGAAATCTAGTTCTAGTAGGCCAGCGGCTATCTCATCTATCTCTATCGGCGGAGCTCCTCCCAAGACCCACTTAATGCATCCTCGCGAGCTCCTCCTAGGCTTGCTACGCCACTAGTAGCTAACCTTACCCCCGAGTAGGATCCAATATCCAATAGCAAGTTATGCTTTTTATCGCTCGTATCTGATAGCTTTGTATATACCGTCGCTATCAGGCTTCTCGAGTGAACAATCGATCTTGCCGTCGGCTATTGATTTGAACAAGGGGACAAGATTTATCTCTATCGAGCTATCAGACCCATGCACTTATCAGATAATGTGGCTTGATGTTCGATCCTATTGCCGCTAAGTCTAGAGTTTAAGCGGTGTATTATATGAAATGGTGGGCCTAGGGCTCTATGATAAATACTCTCCATATATTTCTGCCACCGGGCTGAAAATGAATAGTCTAATATgcagccagaagaagaacacgAAGAACAAGACGAGGGTCTCGATAATGACGGTGGTGATTCCTATGCAGCTAAAGGTCCAATGGCAGATAGCAACTGATTAGGTGGTTACTGaaagaatgaagatattattaCATCTGTAGAATACACTGATCTTTTTGCAATTTTGCTTTTTGTCCTTGCTCTTGCATCAAATACCGTGGTGTTCCATGAATTCCTCCGAATATGCTCAATAAGGGCATATTGAATGGCCCTACCCTTTGTAATGAGGAATTAAATGAATTTATTTTCTAAGCGCTTGCTCAGAACATTTTTCACGGCAGACGCAGACGACAAAATGCAATCCAAGCTACTGTCCGGGGTTTCTTCTAAAGAATATGTAGATACCATTAAGGAGCTGGTGTTGAGAACTTAATTCAATGCCGTGGGGTATTCTATTTCACAGGAGTCGTTAAGCCGTTGGTAGGTTCCTATGCCGTCCATGAAATATGTCAGAGTCGTTAGTAGATCAGCAGGTAATGCCCAGTGCACTATGTGCTTTCCTTGTAAGCGTCTGCGGTTTTCTGCTGTCGGCAATTGGAAGTACCACGCCTCGATCATCTTTAGGAGGGTTCGTGCTTGCTTGgtgaagaataataataatagtgTAACGCTTACCACGTTTGCGGTTCTAGTATTAACatatcaatatatcagcCTCTTAAAGG
This window of the Aspergillus oryzae RIB40 DNA, chromosome 8 genome carries:
- a CDS encoding SDR family NAD(P)-dependent oxidoreductase (dehydrogenases with different specificities (related to short-chain alcohol dehydrogenases)) produces the protein MALNEIRGRLALITGASGGIGAACSHQLAQRGVHLALTYSTNSTSINELVKELQSKYAENKLRISTHKVDVGSADQIESLFHEIDTQHGRRPDILISNAGYGKRITNIWDIPHEEFDYMIKVNLRASFVLVKGVVEHMKAQRWGRIVFMSSIAAYGGGINGCHYAASKGGLTGMMKNLSTRLAEYNISVNDVAPAMIGDTGMVPNASAIQDTVATIPLGRLGTPEETANVVTMLVTTGYMTGQSLLLSGGLK
- a CDS encoding polysaccharide lyase family 20 protein (predicted protein) encodes the protein MRLQLIAATLLLSTTAQATQSFTNTGTTSGWSWKNIEHNGTVEQVTDIVYKGSTALKMTQIYDQKYTNRYRNNDDADDDLVKPGRYHSEVIKNDVYKLGDEGYYGFMFRLQDTWQFSPVQSYNIAQFMGEFPDRGCEQFHWIPSNMVYLYGDQLYLHQRTGKVCAPKETIYSNLATVSAGEWHKVVIHSEWRADGTGSYGLWFDGVKVLEEYDIDTTIDDGDTAFQFRVGIYANGWHDNGGMKGTQGTRQVWYDQIAIGTTFADADPDQW